In the uncultured Methanobacterium sp. genome, one interval contains:
- a CDS encoding leucine-rich repeat protein — protein sequence MLVKKNNGKLIILVLTLFLFFVCSVGAVSAANVYNITNESYSNYFDEIGYINDTSIQSGDVLDYSGTIIGKDMYIDRPLNLTSSDKTGTLLNGTITILQEGSGTNITNLVINNTNHNGAVSDGSVVLYGTQNCTVANNVIITNQNSQSYGVHLVNSVNNQFLDNTILTTGAGTGKSRGFNHGVYLENSSFNLFNSNTINTTGASADVDWTAYPEPGVYPTIGLFIANGSNNNTLTGNTINTNYGLIYGDYDTLLGVRIMKSSGNNLTGNNITTTGYSYAYGLDIGGTSSVPATGNVVSNNNISTVGIRDDETKSYANGLHVSSFAVNTVVTDNNISAVAPHFSYPVYLENFGYTGVIELGPSLVTGNTVYGAAHIVYVLELWFACYQTITGNVITGVGNYSMGIGTYASCYNNITNNNITTIGNNSASMGSNVDAIPASNEGVKLYSSSNNNLVDSNRINSADVYAVNVGDVGGYCYNNNITNNFLYSDNGTKQGDSAVTGSGNISGNYGLPPVTNFTATPVTGNSPLTVQFNDTSSNNPTGWAWDFDNDGIVDSTLQNPTWTYNTASNYTVKLTTTNAMGSDDEVKTDFIIVNMLPGPVADFTATPVSGYAPLTVQFNETSLNNPTSWAWDFDNDSVIDSTLQNPTWTYSTAGNYSVKLTATNSVGSDDEVKTGYIMVNVDPLPVANFTATPVSGYAPLTVQFNDTSSNSPKLWAWDFTNDGMWDSTLQNPTWTYNTPGNYTVKLTVFNLDGSDEEVKTNYITVNEVVTPVADFTASPVNGVNPLTVQFTDTSSNDPTSWSWDFDNDGVIDSTLQNPTWTYSAVGNYTVKLTATNIAGSDDEVKTGYVNVLLAGLADTSWPKFGGDINNTGLSDYVGPQNNIILWSYTTGASISYAGPSIASDGTIYIGSGDGNVYALNPNGTVKWTYHTGSAIYGSPAIGTDGTIYVGSLDNNVYALNPDGTLKWNYTTGAAIYGSPAIGADGTIYVGSYDKKLYALSPDGKFKWSYTTGNYIYYATPAIATDGTIYIGSYDGKLYALSPSGKFKWSYTTGGRIYGSPAIGADGTIYVGSYDKKLYALNPDGSFKWNYTTGSYIYGSPAIGADGTIYIGSRDSKIYALSPDGKFKWSYTTGSWIYGHPAIGADGIIYIGSRDNNVYALNPDGTVKWNYTTGGYIYGSPAIGADGTLYIGSYDGKLYAFNMFVPGADFSADRTEAGVPVTIHFTDLTYGGATAWEWDFNGDGIVDSTEQNPNYTYTSVGNYTVTLNVSNPLGNSTKSSNIVFSALPPVSNFTSSITSGLLPLTVQFTDHSLYATAWAWDFDNDGVIDSTEQNPTYTYQTKGNYTVKLTTTNAFGSDDEIKEGYINVSEFSPASDFTYTSNGSSITITGYVGSGGRVVIPSTIDGLPVVKIDAWVFSSINSITSITIPNSVTTIGPYAFSSCNGLTSIVIPDSVTDLSYFVFSYCSNLKNATLGEGLFAVGSSTFKQCTSLESIIFGSHVTEINMESFLGCSALTSIIIPDTITWIDAYAFHQCSGLTSVTLSKNLNYIGENCFGYCNALTSIIFKGNAPTTVGMFWAERGTVYYYPNATGFTTPTWQGLPCYQVSAPVANFSTSAISGNTPLTVQFTDQSMSATAWAWDFNNDGTIDSTLQNPTWIYDQVGTYTVKLTVSNPFGFGNDEELKTAYINVTPVRADGFSYTGNGTSITIIGYTGSVVDVVIPGEIDGLPVTVIANNAFQGSTTLTSVTIPNCVTSIGNNAFKGCTSLTSVIIGSGVTSIGSSAFSGCTALNSVTLPNNVTSIGSSAFSGCTNMTSVTIGSGVTSISDYAFNGCTALTSVIIPDSVTNIGYYAFQNCAKMTSVTIGSGVTSIGDYAFNGCTALTSVIIPDSVTNIGYYAFQNCAKMTSVTIGSGVTNIGGYAFNGCTALTSVIIPDRMTNIVFYAFNGCTALTSVTIGSGVTSISNNAFFGCTNMTSMVFKGNAPTVGSNWAQGCTNLIVYYYSNATGFTTPTWQGHPCYPILVFNNRSGLIYSTIQAAIDDVNTINGDTITVNGGSYTENVVVNKNLILSALGLVNISALNSSSPVFWVTGSGSGTTIYGFVISGGSCGVCFQDADNCNISNNTIQNNLEGVLIQGDSDNNIIINNVIRNNTWNGVLVLDASSTGNRIVNNTEVSGNDVGIKLYYATLNVVEGNNVTGNDWAGIWLYNATYNTIGNANTVSGNQEGIVLQNNANNNVISGNIVRNNTWNGILIPDATCSGNVISQNTEISGNNIGIDLFYAIGNSVQGNNVTGNDWAGIWVYNGVNNTIADGNTVSNNPEGIFIENSSNIVVSGNSLVNNLRNGVYISNSSLVQVTGNGNISGNQVGVGLASSSNCQISNNTVSGNGWLGVWANNAHDSTIMGNLISANGQEGVLIENGAYNVTVSQNTIRNNIYHGIIVVGVDNNTIDNNTEISGNNIGILLQNASGNLVSSNLVTGSGWIGVCVLDTSLNNQVLSNNITDNPVGVRVDTDSSSNVVNNNSITGSQYGLTYAGTNNTLNATSNWWGSNDDPAVQIQGNVNYTPWITH from the coding sequence GTGTTGGTGAAAAAGAATAATGGTAAATTAATAATTTTAGTGTTGACTTTATTTTTGTTTTTTGTTTGTAGTGTTGGTGCGGTTAGTGCGGCCAATGTATATAACATCACCAATGAATCGTATAGTAATTATTTCGATGAGATTGGTTACATTAATGATACGAGTATTCAATCTGGTGATGTGTTAGATTATTCTGGTACGATTATTGGTAAGGACATGTATATTGATCGTCCCTTAAATCTAACTAGCAGTGATAAGACGGGAACCCTCTTGAATGGTACTATTACTATCTTGCAGGAGGGTTCGGGAACTAATATAACAAATCTGGTTATTAATAACACTAATCATAATGGTGCAGTTAGTGATGGTTCTGTTGTTCTTTATGGTACGCAGAATTGTACTGTTGCTAATAATGTTATCATAACTAATCAGAACAGTCAAAGTTATGGTGTGCATCTGGTTAATTCGGTTAATAATCAGTTTTTAGACAATACCATTTTAACTACTGGTGCCGGGACTGGTAAAAGTAGAGGTTTTAATCATGGTGTTTATCTGGAAAATTCCAGTTTTAACCTGTTTAATTCCAACACTATAAATACTACTGGTGCTTCTGCGGATGTAGACTGGACTGCATATCCGGAGCCTGGAGTATACCCGACCATAGGTTTATTCATAGCCAACGGGTCTAACAACAACACACTCACAGGTAACACCATTAACACAAATTATGGCTTGATATATGGAGATTACGACACTTTGCTTGGTGTTCGTATAATGAAGAGCAGTGGTAATAACCTGACTGGTAACAATATCACAACTACTGGTTATTCCTATGCTTATGGTTTAGATATTGGGGGAACATCTTCTGTTCCGGCTACAGGTAATGTTGTTTCAAACAACAATATCAGCACCGTGGGAATTAGAGATGATGAAACAAAAAGTTATGCCAATGGTCTCCATGTCAGTAGCTTTGCAGTAAACACGGTAGTTACTGATAACAATATTAGTGCAGTAGCACCACACTTTTCCTACCCGGTATACCTGGAAAACTTTGGTTATACTGGTGTTATAGAACTTGGACCTAGCCTGGTTACAGGGAACACTGTTTATGGTGCAGCCCATATTGTGTATGTGTTGGAGTTATGGTTTGCGTGTTACCAAACCATTACAGGGAATGTGATTACTGGTGTGGGTAACTACAGTATGGGTATTGGGACCTATGCTTCTTGCTACAATAACATTACCAACAACAACATAACCACTATAGGTAATAATTCCGCATCTATGGGGAGTAATGTGGATGCTATTCCAGCTTCTAATGAAGGTGTGAAACTGTATTCATCATCTAATAATAATTTGGTGGATTCCAATAGGATTAACAGTGCTGATGTGTATGCGGTGAATGTGGGCGATGTGGGCGGTTATTGTTATAACAACAACATTACCAATAATTTCCTGTACTCAGATAATGGTACTAAGCAGGGTGATAGTGCAGTAACTGGAAGTGGCAACATTTCTGGTAATTATGGTTTGCCACCAGTAACAAACTTCACAGCGACACCTGTAACTGGAAATTCACCTTTAACTGTGCAGTTCAATGATACTAGCAGTAATAATCCTACTGGTTGGGCTTGGGACTTTGATAATGATGGAATTGTGGATAGTACTTTGCAGAATCCTACCTGGACTTACAATACTGCAAGTAATTACACTGTAAAACTCACAACAACTAACGCCATGGGTAGTGATGATGAGGTTAAAACTGACTTTATCATAGTGAATATGTTACCGGGGCCTGTCGCTGATTTCACAGCTACGCCTGTAAGTGGTTATGCTCCTTTGACTGTGCAGTTCAATGAAACATCACTGAACAACCCTACTAGTTGGGCCTGGGACTTTGATAATGACAGTGTGATTGATAGTACTTTGCAGAATCCTACCTGGACATACAGTACTGCTGGTAATTACAGTGTGAAGCTTACTGCCACTAATTCTGTGGGTAGTGATGATGAGGTTAAAACTGGCTACATTATGGTTAATGTGGATCCTTTGCCGGTTGCAAATTTCACAGCTACGCCTGTAAGTGGTTATGCTCCTTTGACTGTGCAGTTTAATGACACCAGCAGTAATAGTCCTAAATTGTGGGCCTGGGACTTTACAAATGATGGAATGTGGGACAGTACCCTGCAAAATCCAACCTGGACTTACAACACTCCAGGGAATTACACCGTGAAATTAACAGTCTTTAATCTGGATGGATCAGATGAGGAAGTTAAAACTAATTACATCACAGTTAATGAAGTTGTAACTCCTGTTGCTGACTTTACAGCTTCACCAGTTAATGGGGTTAATCCTTTGACTGTGCAGTTTACAGACACCAGCAGTAACGACCCCACCAGCTGGAGTTGGGACTTTGACAACGACGGTGTAATTGATAGTACTTTGCAGAATCCTACCTGGACTTACAGTGCTGTGGGTAATTACACTGTGAAACTTACTGCCACTAATATTGCAGGTAGTGATGATGAGGTGAAAACTGGATATGTCAATGTTTTATTAGCTGGTCTTGCTGATACTTCATGGCCTAAATTTGGTGGAGACATCAACAACACTGGCCTATCAGACTATGTTGGACCACAAAATAACATTATATTATGGAGTTACACTACTGGAGCTAGTATATCGTATGCTGGTCCTTCCATAGCATCCGATGGAACCATCTACATCGGAAGCGGTGATGGTAATGTGTATGCTTTAAATCCTAATGGAACAGTGAAATGGACTTACCATACTGGATCTGCTATATATGGTTCTCCGGCTATTGGAACGGATGGAACTATCTATGTGGGAAGCCTGGATAATAATGTCTATGCTTTGAATCCGGATGGTACATTAAAGTGGAATTACACCACTGGTGCAGCTATTTATGGTTCTCCGGCTATTGGTGCTGATGGAACTATTTATGTTGGAAGTTATGATAAAAAACTCTATGCTTTGAGTCCTGATGGAAAATTCAAATGGAGTTACACTACTGGAAACTACATTTACTATGCCACACCTGCCATTGCTACGGATGGAACTATCTATATTGGAAGTTATGATGGTAAGTTGTATGCTTTGAGTCCTAGTGGAAAATTCAAATGGAGTTACACTACTGGTGGAAGAATTTATGGTTCTCCGGCTATTGGTGCTGATGGAACTATTTATGTTGGAAGTTATGATAAAAAACTCTATGCTTTGAATCCGGATGGTTCTTTCAAGTGGAATTACACCACTGGAAGTTATATCTATGGTTCTCCGGCTATTGGTGCTGATGGAACTATCTATATTGGAAGCAGAGACAGCAAAATCTATGCTTTGAGTCCTGATGGAAAATTCAAATGGAGCTACACTACTGGGAGCTGGATTTATGGTCATCCGGCAATTGGTGCTGATGGGATTATCTACATTGGAAGTAGGGACAATAATGTCTATGCTTTGAATCCTGATGGGACAGTAAAATGGAATTACACCACTGGAGGGTACATTTATGGTTCTCCGGCTATTGGTGCTGATGGAACATTATACATTGGAAGTTATGATGGTAAGTTGTATGCTTTCAATATGTTTGTTCCGGGTGCTGATTTCAGTGCCGACAGGACTGAGGCTGGTGTGCCAGTGACTATTCACTTCACCGACCTTACCTATGGTGGTGCTACTGCTTGGGAATGGGATTTCAATGGTGATGGAATAGTAGACAGTACAGAGCAAAACCCTAACTACACTTACACCAGTGTGGGTAATTATACGGTTACTCTTAATGTGAGTAATCCATTGGGAAACAGTACAAAATCTTCAAACATAGTATTTTCTGCTCTTCCTCCGGTGTCTAATTTCACTTCAAGCATTACAAGTGGACTTCTTCCATTAACTGTACAATTCACTGACCATTCTTTGTATGCTACAGCTTGGGCTTGGGACTTTGACAATGATGGAGTGATTGATAGTACTGAGCAAAATCCTACCTACACTTACCAAACAAAAGGAAATTACACGGTTAAATTGACTACAACTAACGCTTTTGGTAGTGATGATGAAATTAAAGAAGGATATATTAATGTAAGTGAGTTTTCACCGGCCAGTGACTTCACATATACCAGTAATGGTAGTTCAATTACTATCACTGGGTATGTTGGGTCTGGTGGTAGGGTTGTTATACCCAGCACCATTGACGGTTTGCCTGTGGTGAAAATTGATGCATGGGTGTTCTCTAGTATTAACAGCATTACCTCAATAACTATTCCAAATAGTGTGACCACCATCGGTCCATATGCGTTCAGCTCATGTAACGGCCTGACTTCGATAGTCATCCCGGACAGCGTGACTGACCTCAGTTACTTTGTGTTTTCATACTGTTCTAACCTGAAAAATGCGACATTAGGTGAGGGATTATTCGCTGTGGGTTCGTCTACGTTCAAGCAGTGCACTTCCCTAGAATCAATTATCTTCGGTAGTCATGTGACCGAAATCAATATGGAATCGTTCTTGGGTTGTAGTGCCCTGACTTCGATTATTATCCCGGACACTATTACTTGGATTGACGCTTATGCGTTCCATCAATGTAGTGGTTTGACCTCTGTTACGTTATCCAAAAACTTGAACTATATTGGGGAAAATTGTTTTGGTTACTGTAATGCTTTGACCTCTATAATTTTCAAAGGTAACGCGCCAACAACTGTGGGTATGTTTTGGGCTGAAAGAGGCACAGTGTATTATTATCCAAATGCAACTGGGTTCACCACGCCGACTTGGCAGGGATTGCCATGTTATCAGGTATCAGCTCCGGTGGCAAATTTTTCCACTAGTGCCATCTCTGGAAATACTCCGTTGACTGTGCAGTTTACTGATCAGTCCATGTCTGCTACAGCTTGGGCTTGGGATTTCAACAACGACGGTACAATAGATAGCACACTCCAGAATCCGACTTGGATTTATGATCAGGTGGGGACATACACAGTCAAACTGACAGTAAGCAACCCATTTGGTTTTGGTAATGATGAAGAGTTAAAAACAGCGTATATAAATGTAACTCCTGTAAGGGCTGATGGCTTCTCGTATACCGGCAACGGAACCTCAATAACTATTATTGGTTACACCGGATCTGTTGTTGATGTGGTTATTCCTGGAGAGATCGATGGATTACCTGTTACTGTCATTGCGAATAACGCTTTCCAAGGTTCCACCACTTTGACTTCAGTGACTATACCTAACTGTGTCACCAGCATTGGTAACAATGCGTTCAAGGGTTGTACGAGCTTGACTTCAGTGATTATTGGTAGTGGAGTGACCAGCATAGGTAGTTCTGCATTCTCTGGTTGCACTGCCCTGAACTCTGTCACATTACCGAACAACGTAACTAGCATAGGTAGTTCTGCATTCTCTGGTTGCACCAACATGACTTCAGTGACTATTGGTAGTGGTGTGACGAGCATCAGTGATTATGCGTTCAATGGTTGCACTGCTTTGACTTCAGTGATTATACCAGACAGCGTGACCAATATAGGTTACTATGCATTCCAGAACTGTGCCAAAATGACTTCAGTGACTATTGGTAGTGGAGTGACCAGCATAGGTGATTATGCGTTCAATGGTTGCACTGCTTTGACTTCAGTGATTATACCAGACAGCGTGACCAATATAGGTTACTATGCATTCCAGAACTGTGCCAAAATGACTTCAGTGACTATTGGTAGTGGAGTGACCAACATTGGTGGCTATGCGTTCAACGGTTGCACTGCTTTGACTTCAGTGATTATACCAGACAGGATGACCAATATAGTTTTCTATGCGTTCAATGGCTGCACTGCTTTGACTTCAGTGACTATTGGTAGTGGAGTGACTAGCATCAGTAATAATGCATTCTTTGGTTGCACCAACATGACCTCAATGGTGTTCAAAGGTAATGCTCCGACTGTGGGCAGCAACTGGGCTCAAGGATGCACCAATCTGATTGTGTATTATTATTCGAATGCAACTGGGTTTACCACGCCGACTTGGCAGGGTCATCCATGTTATCCGATTTTAGTATTTAATAATCGGTCTGGTTTGATTTACAGTACCATTCAGGCAGCCATTGATGATGTCAACACCATTAATGGTGATACAATAACTGTTAATGGGGGTAGTTATACTGAGAATGTGGTGGTTAACAAAAATTTAATATTAAGCGCGTTAGGGCTTGTGAATATTTCAGCATTGAATTCATCTTCTCCGGTGTTTTGGGTGACTGGTAGTGGTAGTGGAACTACAATCTATGGTTTTGTGATTTCTGGTGGTTCTTGTGGAGTTTGTTTCCAGGATGCAGATAATTGTAACATCAGTAACAATACCATACAGAATAATTTAGAAGGGGTACTTATTCAGGGTGATTCTGATAACAACATTATCATTAATAATGTTATTAGAAATAACACGTGGAATGGTGTTCTTGTCCTTGATGCATCCAGTACTGGTAACCGGATTGTAAATAACACTGAGGTTTCTGGTAATGATGTGGGTATCAAACTTTATTATGCTACATTAAACGTTGTAGAAGGAAATAACGTCACTGGCAATGATTGGGCTGGAATTTGGTTATATAATGCCACTTACAACACGATTGGTAATGCTAACACTGTTTCTGGTAATCAGGAAGGTATAGTGTTGCAGAATAATGCAAATAACAATGTGATTAGTGGAAATATTGTGAGAAACAACACCTGGAATGGTATACTCATACCTGACGCTACTTGTAGTGGTAATGTTATTTCGCAGAATACTGAGATCTCAGGAAATAACATTGGTATTGACTTGTTCTATGCTATTGGTAACTCAGTGCAGGGTAACAATGTCACCGGTAATGATTGGGCTGGAATTTGGGTTTACAATGGTGTAAATAACACAATCGCTGATGGAAACACTGTTTCCAATAATCCAGAAGGGATATTCATTGAGAACAGTTCAAATATTGTTGTGAGTGGTAACAGTTTGGTGAATAACCTTCGTAATGGTGTTTACATCTCGAATAGTTCCTTGGTTCAGGTTACTGGTAATGGTAATATCTCAGGTAACCAGGTTGGTGTGGGTTTAGCTTCCTCATCCAATTGTCAGATTAGTAACAATACTGTATCTGGTAATGGATGGTTGGGTGTTTGGGCTAATAATGCTCATGACTCTACTATAATGGGTAACTTGATTTCTGCTAACGGCCAGGAAGGTGTTCTAATTGAGAATGGTGCTTATAATGTCACTGTGAGTCAGAATACTATCCGGAACAATATTTATCATGGAATTATTGTTGTGGGTGTTGATAACAACACCATTGATAATAATACGGAGATTTCTGGAAATAATATTGGAATACTCCTGCAAAATGCCAGTGGTAATCTTGTTTCTTCTAATTTGGTGACGGGCAGTGGTTGGATTGGTGTTTGTGTGTTGGATACTTCCCTGAACAATCAGGTGTTGTCTAATAATATCACTGACAATCCGGTTGGTGTGCGTGTGGATACGGATAGTTCCAGTAATGTGGTTAATAATAACAGCATTACAGGTAGTCAGTATGGTTTGACGTATGCTGGAACCAACAACACACTCAACGCTACCAGTAACTGGTGGGGATCCAATGACGACCCTGCTGTGCAGATTCAGGGAAATGTGAACTATACTCCATGGATCACACATTAA
- a CDS encoding right-handed parallel beta-helix repeat-containing protein, translating into MRKGIKLTMIITCLLLSCATIGAVSAANVYNITDESYNNYFNASGYINDTNIVGGDVLDCSGVIKNKDMYIDRPLNITSSNKTGTIFNGTINILTSGSGTNITNLVFNNTNHNGNIAPGTIVITESDNNTITNNVIITSQEGYSSYGICLIDSNNNKINGNNITTTGDGTGSAKKGNGKYTCGVYLEESSSNQFDSNNIKTTGSSADVDWSTWQNGGVYATTGVFLYSASDNNNFTNNTITTNYNLIHSTTGFDTLLGVRIHQESCGNNFTGNVINTNGFSYAYGVEIVGTYGCLESSGNILSKNTIHTVGNSYANGVKVSAYTKNTLVSSNDISAKANNFAYGVYLENFFQQPNNITITGNDVTATANEAYALELYLASGHNITNNNFTALGKTGSYGIHLMSGSNNNQINDNNVTTEGTGTGTTYGVYVEGSSSNVLGYNTINTTGFAGNIDWSPYPKPGIYPTLGVFLFDGSNNNIIKNNTIITDYNSMSASGLDTILGVRLCEDCSGNNVTGNIINTTGYTYGYGLEVMGADDESICSGNVISNNNINTSGDSCANGVKVSAYSEDTIVSGNQINSSANNYAYGIYLENYGGLENVSIIGNIVNVMANINYAIELYAASDHTITNNVLTCVGNYSLGIATIGSKYNNISQNNITITGDNSAVHIPNGDSIPEGNDGIKLYTNSNNNTVNDNIIQGSIISGSGNSSGIHLYRSKNNNIKNNNISNNQNLNYGILLENTSTGNLVSNNYVSGNQEGIVLQNNTSNNNITGNTVTNNTWNGILIPDETSNNNIISNNTEISGNKVGIDLFNALQTIVEGNNVMGNSWAGIWLYNSSNNVIGNANVVSGNPEGIVLQNYSSNNNVIGNIVGNNTWNGVLISDATCNNNTISNNNVSGNNVGINMFYAIGNTIRGNNASGNGWAGIWIYNGSNNSIVDGNTVSNNPEGIFIENSVNVSVNNNSLVNNLRNGVYISNSSLVQVTGNDNISGNQVGVGLAGSSDCLVNSNNITGNSWIGIWANNAHDTIISGNVISNNDAEGILIENNAYNIIVTQNALKNNTLHGIILIGANNNTINNNTEISGNNIGILLSNANGNNITSNPVSNSGWMGICLLDTSLNNQILYNDITSNPIGIRVDTDSSTNLVNNNNIENSSQWQLTYAGTNNTLNATNNWWGSNNDPGAQIQGNVNYTPWITH; encoded by the coding sequence TTGCGAAAAGGAATTAAGCTCACTATGATAATAACTTGTTTGTTGTTATCTTGCGCTACTATTGGTGCAGTTAGTGCGGCTAATGTATATAACATCACTGATGAATCGTATAATAATTATTTCAACGCATCTGGATATATTAACGATACGAACATCGTTGGTGGAGATGTTTTAGATTGTTCAGGAGTAATAAAAAATAAAGATATGTATATTGATCGTCCTCTGAACATAACTAGTAGTAATAAGACAGGAACTATTTTTAATGGAACCATTAACATTCTAACTAGTGGTTCAGGGACTAATATTACCAATCTGGTATTCAACAACACTAACCACAATGGAAACATTGCTCCGGGAACTATAGTCATCACTGAATCAGACAACAACACCATAACCAACAATGTGATCATCACAAGTCAAGAAGGATATAGTAGTTATGGTATTTGTTTAATTGATTCTAATAACAATAAAATCAATGGAAATAATATCACCACCACTGGTGATGGCACGGGTTCTGCAAAAAAAGGTAATGGTAAATACACTTGTGGTGTTTATTTAGAAGAATCCAGTTCTAATCAATTTGATTCAAATAACATAAAAACAACTGGATCTTCAGCTGATGTTGACTGGTCAACTTGGCAGAATGGTGGAGTGTATGCTACAACTGGTGTGTTCTTGTACAGTGCTTCTGACAACAATAATTTCACAAATAACACTATAACCACAAATTACAATTTGATACACAGTACCACGGGGTTTGACACTCTTTTAGGTGTTCGTATACACCAGGAAAGTTGTGGAAATAATTTCACAGGTAATGTAATTAACACCAATGGATTTTCCTATGCTTATGGTGTGGAAATCGTAGGAACTTATGGTTGTTTGGAATCATCTGGAAATATTCTTTCAAAAAATACTATCCACACAGTTGGAAATAGTTATGCCAACGGTGTTAAGGTAAGTGCATATACTAAAAACACTCTTGTTTCAAGTAATGATATCAGTGCCAAAGCAAATAATTTTGCTTATGGTGTCTATCTGGAAAATTTCTTCCAACAACCTAATAACATCACTATCACTGGTAACGATGTAACTGCAACAGCTAATGAAGCATATGCTTTAGAGTTGTATCTGGCTAGCGGTCACAATATTACAAACAATAACTTTACCGCCCTAGGTAAAACAGGCAGTTATGGTATTCACTTAATGAGCGGTTCCAATAACAATCAAATCAATGATAACAATGTAACCACTGAAGGTACAGGTACTGGCACCACTTATGGTGTTTACGTGGAAGGTTCCAGTTCCAATGTGTTGGGTTATAACACTATAAATACAACTGGTTTTGCAGGAAATATTGATTGGTCACCCTACCCCAAACCAGGAATTTACCCCACTCTGGGAGTGTTCCTATTTGATGGATCTAACAACAACATAATCAAAAATAACACTATAATTACAGATTACAATTCTATGAGTGCATCAGGTTTAGACACCATCCTTGGTGTCCGCTTGTGTGAGGATTGCAGTGGAAACAATGTTACTGGTAACATCATCAACACCACAGGTTATACATATGGTTATGGTCTGGAAGTTATGGGTGCAGATGATGAGTCCATATGTTCAGGGAATGTTATTTCAAACAACAATATCAATACCTCTGGAGACAGCTGTGCAAATGGAGTTAAAGTAAGTGCATATTCAGAAGACACCATTGTTTCTGGAAATCAGATAAATTCCAGTGCCAATAACTATGCCTACGGAATCTACCTGGAAAACTATGGAGGACTGGAAAACGTCAGTATCATTGGAAACATTGTAAATGTAATGGCCAATATAAACTACGCAATCGAATTATACGCTGCCAGTGACCATACCATCACCAACAACGTACTTACGTGTGTGGGAAATTACAGTTTAGGTATTGCTACAATTGGTTCTAAATACAATAATATCAGTCAGAACAACATCACCATTACTGGTGATAATTCTGCAGTACACATTCCTAATGGCGATTCAATCCCCGAAGGAAACGATGGAATAAAATTATACACCAATTCCAACAATAATACAGTAAATGACAATATAATTCAGGGTTCTATTATATCTGGTTCAGGAAATTCTAGTGGAATCCACCTTTATCGCAGTAAAAATAACAATATTAAAAACAACAACATTTCCAATAATCAGAACCTAAACTATGGAATTCTTCTTGAAAACACTTCAACAGGAAATCTGGTTTCAAATAACTATGTTTCAGGTAATCAAGAAGGAATTGTTCTACAAAACAATACAAGTAATAACAACATCACAGGGAATACTGTTACAAACAACACATGGAATGGTATACTCATCCCAGATGAAACTAGTAACAACAATATAATCTCAAATAACACAGAAATTTCAGGAAATAAAGTGGGAATAGATCTGTTCAATGCCCTGCAAACCATAGTTGAAGGTAACAATGTTATGGGGAATAGTTGGGCTGGAATATGGTTATATAATTCCTCAAACAACGTTATAGGTAATGCAAATGTTGTTTCCGGTAATCCGGAAGGAATTGTATTGCAAAATTATTCCAGTAACAATAATGTCATCGGGAACATTGTTGGAAATAACACTTGGAATGGTGTACTTATCTCCGATGCAACTTGCAACAACAACACCATATCTAATAATAATGTTTCAGGAAATAACGTTGGTATTAACATGTTCTACGCCATCGGGAACACTATTCGGGGCAATAATGCTTCTGGAAATGGCTGGGCTGGAATTTGGATCTATAATGGTTCAAATAACTCAATTGTGGATGGAAACACTGTTTCCAATAATCCGGAAGGTATATTCATTGAAAACAGTGTAAATGTCTCTGTGAATAATAACAGTTTGGTCAATAACCTCAGAAATGGAGTCTACATCTCTAATAGTTCCCTTGTTCAGGTGACAGGCAACGATAATATCTCAGGCAACCAGGTAGGTGTGGGATTAGCAGGATCTTCAGATTGTTTAGTCAACTCCAATAATATCACAGGTAACTCCTGGATTGGTATTTGGGCTAACAATGCACACGACACCATAATAAGTGGTAATGTGATATCCAATAACGATGCTGAAGGAATACTCATAGAAAACAACGCCTACAACATCATTGTAACCCAGAATGCCCTCAAAAACAACACACTACATGGAATAATCCTCATCGGCGCCAACAACAATACAATCAACAATAACACTGAAATATCTGGAAATAATATTGGAATACTACTTTCAAATGCCAACGGAAACAACATAACCTCGAACCCGGTATCAAATAGTGGATGGATGGGAATTTGCCTTCTGGATACTTCCTTGAACAATCAGATATTGTACAATGACATCACTAGTAATCCCATTGGAATTCGTGTAGACACAGATAGCTCCACTAACTTAGTGAACAACAACAACATAGAAAATAGCAGTCAATGGCAGTTAACCTATGCTGGAACCAACAACACCTTAAATGCCACTAACAACTGGTGGGGATCAAACAATGACCCTGGTGCACAAATTCAGGGAAATGTGAATTATACTCCATGGATCACACACTAA